One region of Flavobacterium sp. KACC 22763 genomic DNA includes:
- a CDS encoding DUF6268 family outer membrane beta-barrel protein yields MNKTVFYLSQLFLFLLATLAARSQSGISGEFKVDYVPFSKYVRPMDSTKTNAESNFKRAQLAFEVPLSLKMDKYDHPKLWSVFFSGSYAKMENRNYNIQDLPAAFQGGFPDELLNTQIGIKHLRSISSSWSLLIMASVGVYTDMVEINKDDVLLQGGILFIKQFNPKLALGAGPVLTNSFGVPMVLPGIYFNWESTGALHFKVAFPEGVEIGYRMSDTFDLKAVAEISGMTAETKIGNKSTLLGYQQIIAGLRPQMKFGKHWILEPTGGTTLLRSFSTTNRKIKEIFKEKDIADPRFTTTFYGAIALKWKF; encoded by the coding sequence ATGAACAAAACAGTTTTTTATCTTTCGCAGCTTTTTCTTTTTTTACTGGCTACCCTTGCTGCACGCTCACAATCTGGAATTTCAGGTGAATTCAAGGTCGATTATGTCCCTTTTTCTAAATATGTACGACCAATGGACAGCACAAAAACAAATGCCGAAAGCAATTTTAAAAGAGCGCAATTGGCTTTTGAAGTTCCGCTATCTTTAAAAATGGACAAATACGATCATCCAAAACTCTGGTCAGTATTTTTTAGTGGCAGTTATGCCAAAATGGAAAACAGAAACTATAATATTCAAGATCTTCCCGCAGCATTTCAAGGCGGATTTCCAGATGAATTGCTCAATACACAAATTGGAATCAAGCATTTGCGTTCCATTTCTTCTTCGTGGTCGCTGTTAATAATGGCTTCTGTAGGCGTTTATACAGATATGGTTGAAATTAATAAAGACGATGTCCTGCTTCAAGGTGGAATTCTTTTTATCAAACAATTTAATCCTAAACTGGCTTTGGGTGCAGGTCCAGTTCTGACTAATAGTTTTGGTGTACCGATGGTTCTTCCTGGAATTTATTTTAACTGGGAATCTACAGGAGCTTTACATTTTAAAGTTGCTTTTCCAGAAGGTGTAGAAATTGGCTATCGAATGTCTGATACTTTTGACTTAAAAGCAGTAGCCGAAATAAGCGGAATGACAGCTGAAACCAAAATTGGAAATAAATCTACACTACTTGGATATCAGCAAATAATTGCAGGCTTAAGACCTCAGATGAAATTTGGAAAGCATTGGATTTTAGAACCAACTGGAGGAACTACTCTTCTTCGTAGTTTTTCGACAACAAACCGAAAAATTAAAGAAATTTTCAAGGAAAAAGATATTGCCGATCCAAGATTCACCACTACGTTTTATGGAGCAATAGCGCTGAAATGGAAATTCTAG